A genomic window from Leptolyngbya sp. BL0902 includes:
- the rpmF gene encoding 50S ribosomal protein L32, which yields MAVPKKKTSKQKRDQRRATWRRTAALQAQKAMSLGKSVLTGRSTSFVYPSDEADEDEE from the coding sequence ATGGCGGTTCCAAAGAAGAAAACCTCCAAACAAAAGCGCGACCAACGTCGGGCTACTTGGAGACGCACCGCAGCCCTTCAGGCCCAAAAGGCTATGTCTTTGGGTAAGTCGGTTCTCACGGGTCGTTCCACCAGCTTTGTCTATCCCTCCGATGAAGCCGACGAGGACGAAGAGTAG
- the gmd gene encoding GDP-mannose 4,6-dehydratase gives MSQSKRALITGITGQDGSYLAEWLLDQGYEVHGIIRRTSTFNTDRLDHIYVDPHSEDARLFLHYGDLTDGTMLRRILEQVQPQEVYNLGAQSHVRVSFDSPEYTTDTVAMGTLRLLEAVRDYQQRTGLEVRFYQAGSSEMFGKVQEIPQKETTPFYPRSPYACAKVYAHWQTINYRESYSLFACNGILFNHESPRRGETFVTRKITRAVARIVAGQQKKLYLGNLDAKRDWGYAKDYVRAMWLMLQQDQPDDYVVATNETHSIREFLDLAFGHVNLDWHDYVEFDPRYLRPAEVELLIGDSTKARHQLGWEPSVTFEQLVQLMVEADLAAVGVGPGHSDDIATIRQDRLHLLS, from the coding sequence ATGAGCCAATCTAAACGCGCACTGATTACGGGGATTACGGGCCAAGATGGATCCTACCTAGCCGAGTGGCTGTTAGATCAGGGCTATGAAGTGCACGGCATCATTCGCCGCACCTCCACCTTCAATACCGACCGTCTGGATCACATCTACGTTGACCCCCACAGCGAAGACGCCCGCCTGTTCTTGCACTACGGCGACCTGACCGACGGCACCATGCTGCGCCGCATCCTCGAACAGGTACAGCCCCAGGAGGTCTACAACCTGGGGGCACAATCCCACGTGCGGGTAAGCTTTGATTCGCCGGAATACACCACCGACACCGTGGCCATGGGCACCCTGCGCCTGCTGGAGGCGGTGCGCGACTACCAGCAGCGGACGGGCCTAGAGGTGCGCTTTTACCAGGCTGGCTCCTCCGAAATGTTCGGTAAGGTGCAGGAGATTCCCCAAAAGGAAACTACCCCCTTCTACCCCCGTAGCCCCTACGCCTGCGCCAAGGTCTACGCCCACTGGCAGACGATCAACTATCGCGAATCCTACAGCCTCTTCGCCTGCAACGGCATTCTGTTTAACCACGAATCTCCCCGCCGGGGCGAAACCTTCGTCACCCGCAAGATTACCCGTGCCGTGGCTCGCATCGTGGCGGGTCAGCAGAAAAAGCTGTACCTGGGCAACCTCGACGCCAAGCGCGACTGGGGCTACGCGAAGGACTACGTGCGGGCCATGTGGCTGATGCTTCAGCAAGACCAGCCCGATGACTATGTGGTGGCCACCAACGAAACCCACTCCATCCGCGAATTTCTCGATCTCGCCTTTGGCCACGTCAACCTCGACTGGCACGACTACGTGGAGTTCGACCCTCGCTACCTGCGCCCCGCCGAAGTAGAACTGCTGATCGGCGACTCTACCAAGGCCCGCCACCAACTCGGCTGGGAGCCCAGCGTCACCTTCGAGCAACTGGTGCAACTGATGGTCGAAGCTGATCTCGCTGCTGTGGGGGTTGGCCCCGGCCACAGCGATGACATCGCCACCATCCGCCAAGATCGGCTGCACCTGCTGTCCTAG
- a CDS encoding transketolase C-terminal domain-containing protein produces the protein MTSFPIDLGAYQRISLDAANPTLTDEQRSAIKANIQLCRDAIVFFTATGAARGVGGHTGGPYDTVPEVVILDALFRGAGEKYVPVFFDEAGHRVATQYLMSVLNGDMPAEQLMHYREAGSKLPGHPELGLTPGVKFSSGRLGHMWPYVNGVAMANPGKTVFCLGSDGSQQEGNDAEAARFAVAHHVNVKLLIDDNDVTIAGHPSSYMGGYSVKKTLEGHGLTVFEGDGEDIDSLYANICKAINTPGPVAVINKRAMAVGIEGIEGSTHGHDVISVKAAIAYLTAKGHTAAVEILNSISPSPSTYEFLGSSKTTGANRNTFGDAMVEVLGGLDEATRKESVLVVDSDLEGSCGLAQIRKAYPEIFVSGGIQERGNLSAAAGFGMAKGKQGVFATFAAFLEMCISEITMARLNYSNLLCHFSHSGIDDMADNTCHFGLNNFFADNGLDDGYETRLYFPADPNQMKACVKTVFHNPGLRFIFSTRSKVPMILDADGNEMFGGDYTFTPGKDEVIREGTAGYIVTFGDSVYRALDAVERLKQEGIDVGLINKATLNVVDEEMMAKIGKAPFVLVTEAFNRKTGLGSRFGSWLLERGYTPKFAYLGTHEEGCGGLWEQYPHQGIDPVGIMAKVKELVG, from the coding sequence ATGACGAGCTTTCCCATTGACCTGGGCGCGTACCAACGAATTTCTCTAGATGCCGCTAACCCCACCCTCACCGACGAGCAGCGCAGCGCCATCAAGGCCAATATTCAGCTCTGTCGTGATGCCATTGTCTTCTTTACCGCCACGGGTGCCGCTCGCGGCGTGGGCGGACACACGGGCGGCCCCTACGACACCGTGCCCGAAGTGGTGATTTTGGACGCCCTGTTCCGGGGTGCGGGCGAGAAGTATGTGCCTGTGTTTTTTGACGAAGCGGGGCACCGAGTGGCCACCCAATACCTGATGTCGGTGCTGAACGGCGATATGCCCGCCGAGCAACTGATGCACTACCGCGAAGCCGGATCTAAGCTGCCCGGACACCCCGAACTGGGCCTCACCCCCGGCGTGAAGTTTAGCTCTGGCCGCTTGGGGCACATGTGGCCCTACGTCAACGGCGTGGCCATGGCCAATCCTGGTAAGACGGTGTTCTGCCTCGGTTCCGATGGTTCCCAACAGGAGGGCAACGATGCGGAAGCAGCCCGCTTTGCGGTGGCCCACCACGTCAATGTGAAGCTGCTGATCGACGATAACGACGTCACCATTGCCGGACATCCCTCCAGCTACATGGGCGGCTACAGCGTTAAGAAAACCCTAGAAGGCCACGGCCTCACCGTGTTTGAGGGCGACGGCGAAGACATCGACAGCCTCTACGCCAACATCTGCAAGGCCATCAACACCCCCGGCCCCGTGGCGGTAATCAACAAGCGGGCCATGGCGGTGGGCATCGAAGGCATCGAAGGCAGCACCCACGGCCACGATGTGATTTCCGTCAAAGCCGCCATTGCCTACCTCACGGCCAAGGGCCACACCGCAGCGGTGGAAATCCTCAACAGCATTTCCCCCAGCCCCAGCACCTACGAATTCCTGGGTTCTAGCAAAACCACCGGGGCCAACCGCAACACCTTTGGCGATGCCATGGTGGAAGTCCTCGGTGGCCTGGATGAAGCCACCCGCAAAGAGAGCGTCCTCGTGGTGGATAGCGACCTGGAAGGCTCCTGTGGTCTGGCCCAAATTCGCAAAGCCTACCCCGAAATCTTTGTCAGCGGCGGCATCCAAGAGCGGGGCAACCTGTCGGCGGCGGCGGGCTTTGGTATGGCCAAGGGCAAGCAGGGCGTCTTCGCCACCTTCGCGGCCTTCCTGGAAATGTGCATTTCCGAGATCACCATGGCCCGGTTGAACTACTCCAACCTGCTGTGCCACTTCTCCCACTCCGGCATCGACGACATGGCCGACAACACCTGTCACTTCGGCCTCAACAACTTCTTTGCCGACAACGGCCTGGATGACGGCTACGAAACCCGCCTCTACTTCCCCGCCGACCCCAACCAGATGAAAGCCTGCGTCAAAACGGTCTTCCACAACCCCGGCCTGCGCTTCATCTTCTCCACCCGCTCCAAGGTGCCGATGATCCTCGACGCCGACGGCAACGAAATGTTCGGCGGCGACTACACCTTCACCCCCGGTAAGGATGAAGTCATCCGTGAGGGCACCGCTGGCTACATCGTCACCTTTGGCGATTCCGTCTACCGCGCCCTGGATGCGGTGGAACGCCTGAAGCAGGAAGGCATTGATGTGGGTCTGATCAACAAAGCCACCCTCAACGTCGTCGATGAAGAGATGATGGCCAAGATTGGCAAGGCTCCCTTTGTGCTGGTGACGGAAGCCTTCAACCGCAAGACGGGCCTGGGTAGCCGCTTTGGCTCCTGGCTGCTAGAGCGGGGCTATACGCCCAAGTTCGCCTACCTGGGCACCCACGAAGAAGGCTGCGGCGGTCTGTGGGAACAGTATCCCCACCAAGGCATTGATCCCGTGGGCATTATGGCCAAGGTGAAGGAACTCGTCGGCTAA
- a CDS encoding response regulator, which produces MKKILVIEDDLQVQDNIYDILSLEDFYTITASDGAEGLMLAQEERPDLIICDIMMPQMDGYAVLAALRADENTAAIPFIFLTAKADRDDLRQGMALGADDYLTKPFTPDELRQSINARLARLESQQQQTQRQVDQLRDTISYALPYELNTPLVGIINGAHLLRTSYASMDKAEIEELLGDIETSGNRLYALIQNFITYADLELAIANPETADKLRARTEPCLTAPVITAAAVQRAKAVNREADLHLELQDAYVQISDWRLKKAVQEVVDNAFKFSPAGNPVKVISHVKDDHLHIFVIDQGRGMDADQIEAIGAYMQFQRRLYERPGSGLGLAIAKLTMALYGGELNIESFVGQQTTVRLTLPTAQDINIAHRADDTSA; this is translated from the coding sequence ATGAAAAAGATTTTAGTCATCGAAGATGATCTCCAGGTTCAAGACAATATCTACGACATTTTAAGCCTGGAGGATTTTTATACCATCACCGCCTCCGATGGGGCCGAAGGGTTGATGCTGGCCCAAGAGGAGCGTCCTGATCTGATTATCTGTGACATTATGATGCCCCAGATGGATGGCTACGCAGTCCTCGCTGCGCTGAGGGCGGATGAGAATACGGCAGCTATTCCCTTCATTTTTTTGACGGCTAAGGCCGACCGCGACGATCTTCGCCAGGGGATGGCCCTCGGAGCCGATGACTATCTCACCAAACCCTTCACCCCCGACGAACTGCGGCAGTCCATCAACGCCCGCCTCGCCCGCCTAGAAAGCCAGCAACAGCAGACCCAGCGCCAGGTCGATCAACTGCGAGACACCATCTCCTACGCCCTGCCCTACGAACTCAACACCCCCCTCGTCGGCATCATCAACGGGGCTCACCTGCTGCGTACCAGCTACGCCTCCATGGATAAAGCCGAAATTGAAGAACTCCTCGGCGACATCGAGACCTCCGGCAATCGGCTCTATGCCCTGATCCAAAACTTCATCACCTACGCTGACCTAGAACTGGCCATTGCCAATCCCGAAACCGCCGACAAACTCCGGGCCCGAACCGAACCCTGCCTCACCGCCCCCGTTATCACCGCCGCCGCCGTTCAGCGGGCCAAGGCCGTCAACCGCGAAGCCGACCTCCATCTCGAACTTCAGGATGCCTACGTGCAAATTTCCGACTGGCGGCTGAAAAAGGCCGTCCAGGAAGTGGTCGATAACGCCTTCAAGTTTTCGCCAGCGGGCAACCCCGTGAAGGTCATTAGCCACGTCAAAGATGACCATCTGCACATCTTCGTCATCGACCAAGGCCGAGGCATGGACGCCGATCAAATCGAAGCGATTGGGGCTTATATGCAGTTCCAGCGCCGTCTCTATGAACGACCGGGAAGCGGGCTAGGGCTGGCCATCGCCAAGCTCACCATGGCCCTCTATGGTGGCGAACTCAATATCGAAAGCTTTGTGGGTCAACAAACCACCGTCCGCCTCACCCTCCCCACCGCCCAGGATATTAATATTGCCCACCGCGCAGACGACACCTCAGCCTAG
- a CDS encoding YgfZ/GcvT domain-containing protein: MTSKLRDIQTAQGAVFELPQAPPLHFGNDAAALAAVTTGAVLVDRCHWGILEMTGADRLRFIHNQTTNTFTQRQPGEGCDTVFVTSTARTLDLATVYLAEESLWIVTSPGQAQPLMDWMDRYIFPADKVALANVTKSTALFSLIGPSSHALVQSLGATLAPQAPYGQHELLGDLGWRVAVGSGLGWSGYTLFGPMDNADAVWQRCLQGGAIPAGERLWEQWRIQQGRPMPGAELTDEANPLEAGLWHTISFDKGCYIGQETIARLNTYRGVKQQLWGLRLSQGEEPGAPLYLGDEKVGRLTSVVDTASGVLGLGYLRTKAGGEGLTVTLGSSTAEVVEIPLASRGYLAEEASASAPDS; encoded by the coding sequence ATGACCTCCAAACTGCGTGATATTCAGACGGCCCAAGGTGCTGTGTTTGAGCTACCCCAAGCGCCCCCGCTCCATTTTGGAAATGATGCGGCGGCCCTGGCGGCTGTCACAACGGGGGCGGTGCTGGTAGATCGCTGCCATTGGGGAATTTTGGAGATGACCGGGGCGGATCGGCTGCGGTTTATCCACAACCAAACCACCAATACCTTTACCCAGCGCCAGCCGGGGGAAGGCTGCGACACGGTGTTTGTCACCTCCACGGCCCGCACCCTAGATCTGGCGACGGTCTACCTGGCCGAAGAAAGCCTGTGGATTGTCACCTCCCCTGGTCAGGCTCAGCCCTTGATGGACTGGATGGATCGCTACATCTTTCCGGCGGATAAAGTGGCTTTGGCCAACGTCACCAAATCCACGGCGCTGTTTTCCCTGATTGGGCCTAGCAGTCACGCCCTTGTGCAGTCCCTCGGCGCAACCTTGGCTCCACAGGCTCCCTACGGCCAGCACGAACTTCTCGGCGACCTGGGCTGGCGGGTGGCGGTGGGCAGTGGCCTGGGCTGGTCGGGCTACACCCTATTTGGCCCGATGGACAACGCCGATGCCGTGTGGCAGCGGTGCCTACAGGGCGGGGCCATTCCCGCTGGAGAACGGCTGTGGGAACAGTGGCGCATTCAGCAGGGGCGACCGATGCCGGGGGCCGAACTCACCGACGAGGCGAACCCCCTAGAGGCGGGGCTGTGGCACACCATTTCCTTTGATAAGGGCTGCTATATCGGCCAGGAAACTATCGCTCGGCTGAATACCTATCGAGGGGTGAAGCAGCAACTTTGGGGACTGCGCCTCAGTCAGGGGGAAGAACCCGGCGCTCCCCTATACTTGGGTGACGAAAAAGTGGGACGACTTACTAGCGTGGTCGATACTGCCTCCGGGGTTCTGGGCTTAGGCTATCTTCGCACCAAGGCCGGGGGCGAGGGGCTAACCGTCACCCTAGGGTCATCCACCGCCGAAGTGGTGGAGATTCCCTTGGCTTCACGGGGCTATTTAGCGGAGGAAGCTTCGGCGTCAGCGCCCGACTCCTAG
- a CDS encoding ferrochelatase, with amino-acid sequence MVATPDIIQSAETFTAASGENRVAVLLMGYGEVESYDDFANYNEQALNLLTAKFAPVPTWVYPPLAKLLAAFDLHEWSHQHGNFISPHNAIFEAQRAGIEAQLKQRWGDRVKVFKAFNFCKPFLPEQVLEQVKQEGFDKLLIYPLLVVDSIFTSGIAVEQVNGALTKLADGTEHWVKGMRYIPSFFDETAYIDLLARIVEDKIRQDLAVAHLPSQTGIVLMNHGCPHEAKGFTSGIDESQKLYDRVRDRLIQKYPLISVGWLNHDTPLIKWTQPNADLAARNLIDLGATALVFMPIGFATENHETLLDVEHIISGLRRRRPDVTYVQMPCVNDHPEFLAMAATWADKPIADLLEAEALAVNPSLAAVQAAAVQGHHHGHDHGHHHDHGHHHDHGHHH; translated from the coding sequence ATGGTTGCAACCCCCGATATTATCCAAAGTGCAGAGACCTTTACGGCGGCGTCCGGCGAAAACCGGGTGGCGGTGCTGCTGATGGGCTATGGCGAAGTGGAAAGCTACGACGACTTTGCCAACTACAACGAGCAAGCGCTGAATTTGCTGACGGCTAAGTTTGCCCCGGTGCCTACCTGGGTCTATCCCCCCTTGGCTAAGCTGTTGGCGGCCTTTGATTTGCACGAATGGAGCCACCAGCACGGCAACTTTATTTCGCCCCACAACGCCATTTTTGAGGCCCAGCGGGCGGGCATTGAGGCCCAACTGAAGCAGCGCTGGGGGGATCGGGTGAAGGTATTTAAGGCCTTCAACTTCTGCAAACCCTTTCTGCCGGAGCAGGTGCTAGAGCAAGTTAAGCAGGAGGGTTTCGACAAGCTGCTGATCTATCCCCTGCTGGTGGTGGATTCTATTTTTACCAGCGGCATTGCGGTAGAGCAGGTCAACGGAGCCTTAACGAAGCTTGCGGACGGTACGGAGCACTGGGTGAAGGGAATGCGCTATATTCCCTCGTTTTTCGATGAAACAGCTTACATCGACCTGCTGGCCCGCATCGTTGAGGACAAAATTCGCCAGGATTTGGCCGTCGCCCACCTGCCGTCCCAAACGGGCATTGTGCTGATGAACCACGGTTGCCCCCACGAGGCCAAGGGCTTCACCTCCGGCATCGACGAAAGCCAAAAGCTCTATGACCGGGTGCGGGATAGGCTGATCCAAAAGTATCCGCTGATTTCCGTGGGCTGGCTCAACCACGACACACCACTCATCAAATGGACGCAGCCCAATGCCGATCTCGCCGCCCGCAATTTGATTGACCTGGGGGCCACTGCCTTGGTGTTTATGCCCATCGGCTTTGCCACCGAAAACCACGAAACCCTGCTGGATGTGGAGCACATCATCAGCGGTTTGCGCCGCCGCCGCCCGGATGTGACCTACGTGCAAATGCCCTGCGTCAACGACCATCCCGAATTTTTGGCCATGGCCGCGACCTGGGCCGATAAGCCCATCGCCGACCTACTAGAGGCCGAAGCCCTAGCCGTGAATCCCAGCCTTGCCGCCGTGCAAGCCGCCGCCGTCCAAGGCCATCACCACGGTCACGATCACGGTCATCACCACGATCACGGTCACCACCACGATCACGGCCACCACCACTAA
- a CDS encoding putative bifunctional diguanylate cyclase/phosphodiesterase has translation MTKILIIEDEAFIRENLEDILSLEGFETVTAADGMAGIAMAQRDLPDLIICDIMMPYGDGYSVIQALRNGPQTKAIPFIFLTAKADRASLRQGMTLGADDYLTKPFTPQEVIGSVRTRLERQLAQQAAFQTRLQDLSAQLSDQRIMDAVTRLPNRLALTQAFHRLLAEDSGASLAVLYLTLNQMGSIRATLGPDLNPTLIRQIGQHLMALEAVGGMAYLSDHQFALVMRLGEGRDLEGQVEAVAGTFATPMQISSHEIFLAPRWGVAVYPQDGDDLDTLLLAAELAASLSEFSPNAITFYSDDLQQDAKHRFTIEADLYHALDQQQLQVYYQPQFAIQTEQLVGAEALMRWLHPVRGYISPAHFIPIAEASRLIIPMGEWVLRAACQQVQQWPQYPAGGHISVNLSTRQFTEPNLIDTVIHILAETGLSPQRLELEITESILMQDAHLAEQTLAHLAELGVRIAIDDFGVGYSSFKYLQRFSLNTLKLDRCFVQSMATNAKNPKIVAAMIHMAHDLGLSVVAEGVERQEELDQLREFGCDIAQGYWYSQPIPPHQFEQQYFTSPVTPSAGPTPR, from the coding sequence ATGACTAAAATTTTAATCATTGAAGATGAAGCCTTCATCCGAGAAAATCTAGAGGATATTCTCTCCCTAGAGGGATTTGAAACCGTCACGGCTGCCGATGGAATGGCCGGGATTGCCATGGCCCAACGCGATCTCCCGGATTTGATCATCTGCGACATTATGATGCCCTACGGGGACGGCTATAGCGTCATCCAAGCTCTGCGCAACGGCCCGCAGACGAAGGCTATTCCCTTTATTTTTCTCACGGCCAAGGCTGACCGGGCCAGTTTGCGCCAGGGCATGACCCTAGGGGCCGATGACTACCTCACCAAGCCCTTCACCCCCCAGGAGGTGATCGGTTCCGTCCGTACCCGTCTGGAGAGACAGTTGGCCCAACAGGCGGCGTTCCAGACTCGGCTCCAGGATCTTTCCGCGCAGTTGAGTGATCAGCGCATCATGGATGCCGTGACCCGTCTGCCCAATCGCCTTGCCCTCACCCAGGCGTTCCATCGTCTACTGGCGGAGGACTCAGGGGCATCTCTGGCGGTTCTGTACCTAACCCTGAACCAAATGGGGTCGATTCGGGCGACCCTGGGGCCAGACCTCAACCCCACCCTAATTCGGCAGATTGGTCAGCATTTGATGGCCCTAGAGGCGGTGGGGGGGATGGCCTACCTGAGCGATCATCAGTTTGCGTTGGTGATGAGGCTAGGTGAGGGCCGTGACCTTGAAGGTCAGGTGGAGGCTGTGGCAGGAACCTTTGCGACCCCGATGCAGATATCCTCCCACGAGATTTTTCTGGCCCCTCGGTGGGGGGTAGCGGTTTATCCCCAGGATGGTGACGACCTCGATACCCTGCTGCTAGCGGCGGAACTGGCCGCGAGTCTATCGGAATTTAGCCCGAACGCCATCACCTTTTATTCCGACGACCTACAGCAGGATGCCAAGCATCGCTTTACCATCGAGGCTGACCTCTACCATGCCCTCGACCAGCAGCAGCTCCAGGTCTATTATCAGCCCCAGTTTGCCATTCAAACGGAGCAACTGGTGGGGGCAGAGGCGCTGATGCGGTGGCTGCACCCGGTGCGGGGCTACATTTCTCCGGCTCACTTTATCCCCATCGCCGAAGCCTCAAGGCTGATTATCCCGATGGGAGAATGGGTGCTGCGGGCCGCCTGTCAGCAAGTCCAGCAGTGGCCGCAGTATCCCGCTGGGGGGCACATCTCCGTCAACCTATCCACCCGACAGTTTACGGAACCGAACCTGATTGACACGGTGATCCATATCCTGGCGGAAACAGGGCTCTCTCCCCAGCGGCTGGAGCTCGAAATTACCGAAAGCATTCTCATGCAGGACGCCCACCTGGCGGAACAGACCCTAGCTCATTTGGCCGAGTTGGGGGTGCGGATTGCCATTGATGATTTTGGGGTGGGTTATTCTTCCTTTAAGTATCTCCAGCGGTTTAGCCTCAACACGTTGAAGCTGGATCGGTGCTTTGTGCAAAGTATGGCCACCAACGCCAAGAATCCTAAAATTGTGGCAGCCATGATTCACATGGCCCACGACCTGGGGCTAAGCGTAGTGGCGGAAGGCGTCGAACGCCAGGAAGAACTGGATCAACTGCGGGAGTTTGGCTGCGATATAGCCCAGGGCTATTGGTATAGCCAGCCGATTCCCCCTCACCAGTTTGAACAGCAGTATTTTACTAGCCCAGTCACGCCGTCCGCAGGGCCAACCCCGCGATGA
- a CDS encoding DUF2996 domain-containing protein, which produces MADEKTPPAAPAADAKPAAKAPKKEKPPALEDKPFTEFIQQHFLPSLEAALKDKGMGDVTLSFAQQPLTVFGITDGEAYWQVKGQWLGDSRQFTIAFTKDSISSPKLFYLADGGSEPSTIEQFMGDERKITLDLMVLYTLQRLNGQKWLVRN; this is translated from the coding sequence ATGGCTGACGAAAAGACCCCCCCTGCGGCTCCTGCGGCTGATGCCAAGCCCGCCGCCAAGGCCCCCAAAAAGGAAAAACCTCCGGCCCTAGAGGATAAGCCCTTCACCGAGTTCATCCAGCAGCATTTTTTGCCCAGCCTAGAAGCCGCTCTGAAGGACAAGGGCATGGGAGATGTGACGCTTAGCTTTGCCCAGCAACCCCTGACCGTGTTTGGAATCACCGACGGCGAAGCCTACTGGCAGGTTAAGGGGCAGTGGCTAGGGGATAGCCGCCAGTTCACCATTGCCTTTACCAAAGACAGCATCAGCAGTCCCAAGCTGTTTTACCTGGCCGATGGCGGCAGCGAACCCAGCACCATCGAGCAGTTCATGGGCGACGAGCGCAAAATCACCCTAGACCTGATGGTGCTCTACACTCTGCAACGGTTGAACGGCCAAAAGTGGTTAGTCCGCAACTAA
- a CDS encoding response regulator: MAKILVIEDEKGVQDNVVDILQLEGFTVTFADNGLLGVLMARAEQPDLIICDIMMPELDGYGVLDQLRQNPETATIPFIFLTAKADTVDLRQGMELGADDYLTKPFTPQELRKAVAVRLEKQAAMMEKYQQERERALTYQRQAQERQNIIDTQEDFLRKMIMDLRDPLSNINIAIQLLASSQEESARQRYLKVLREECSKEIMMLNQMAQLQDLMSPQNLKLLNQFKLIQ; this comes from the coding sequence ATGGCAAAGATTTTGGTGATTGAAGACGAGAAAGGCGTGCAGGATAATGTGGTTGACATTCTTCAACTGGAGGGGTTTACGGTCACGTTTGCAGACAATGGCCTGCTGGGGGTGTTGATGGCACGGGCAGAACAACCTGACCTCATCATTTGCGACATCATGATGCCCGAACTGGATGGCTATGGCGTTCTAGATCAACTGCGCCAGAATCCGGAGACTGCTACGATTCCCTTTATCTTTCTCACCGCCAAGGCCGACACGGTGGATTTGCGCCAGGGCATGGAATTGGGGGCCGATGACTACCTGACGAAGCCCTTTACCCCCCAGGAATTGCGTAAGGCGGTGGCTGTTCGCTTAGAAAAACAGGCCGCGATGATGGAAAAATACCAGCAGGAGCGAGAACGGGCACTGACCTATCAGCGGCAGGCCCAGGAGCGGCAAAATATCATTGACACCCAGGAAGACTTTCTGCGCAAGATGATTATGGACTTGCGGGATCCCCTGTCTAATATCAATATTGCCATTCAGCTTTTGGCCAGTAGCCAAGAAGAATCGGCGCGCCAACGCTACCTCAAGGTGCTGAGGGAGGAATGTTCTAAAGAAATTATGATGCTGAACCAAATGGCCCAGCTTCAAGACTTGATGTCTCCCCAAAATCTCAAGCTGTTGAATCAATTTAAGCTCATTCAGTAG
- a CDS encoding class I SAM-dependent methyltransferase, protein MANRNQSAYAQPSLVRYYTQIQQLQPAEQGLWAELQARLPTLTMLDLGIGGGRTTQYFWPQVGQYTGIDYSPEMIAACRARFGSDGPNMAVMDARDLSTFADNSFDLIWFSYNGLDYVSHTDRLQILQEVHRVGKPGGSFVFSSHNLQAMAHVFDYRQHLSLNPITTYVDLVMWGLLRWFNRGLTVADLVKADHLILRDESHNFALQTYYIHPEAQIKQLAFGFRDIEVYPWTRPDPIASLKDPALAIPLWLYYRSTIAKA, encoded by the coding sequence ATGGCTAATCGCAACCAATCCGCCTACGCCCAGCCCAGCCTGGTTCGCTACTACACTCAAATTCAGCAGCTTCAGCCCGCCGAACAGGGCCTTTGGGCAGAACTACAGGCTCGTCTACCCACCCTGACGATGCTGGATCTGGGCATTGGTGGCGGGCGCACCACCCAGTATTTTTGGCCCCAGGTTGGGCAATATACAGGCATTGACTATTCCCCAGAGATGATTGCCGCCTGTCGCGCCCGGTTTGGGAGCGATGGGCCAAACATGGCCGTGATGGATGCCCGCGATCTGTCTACCTTTGCCGACAACAGCTTTGACCTCATTTGGTTTAGCTACAACGGCCTAGATTACGTCTCCCACACCGACCGTCTGCAAATTTTGCAGGAGGTTCATCGCGTTGGCAAACCGGGGGGTAGTTTTGTTTTTTCCAGCCACAACCTACAGGCCATGGCCCACGTGTTTGACTATCGTCAGCACCTTAGCCTCAACCCCATCACTACCTATGTCGATTTGGTCATGTGGGGACTCTTGCGCTGGTTTAATCGGGGTCTAACGGTTGCCGACTTAGTCAAAGCTGATCACCTCATCCTGCGCGATGAATCCCACAACTTCGCCCTGCAAACCTACTACATTCATCCTGAAGCCCAAATCAAACAGCTTGCCTTCGGCTTTCGGGACATTGAAGTCTACCCCTGGACGCGGCCCGATCCCATCGCAAGCCTCAAGGATCCAGCCCTCGCTATCCCCCTCTGGCTCTACTACCGGAGCACCATCGCTAAAGCCTAG